A single window of Thalassoroseus pseudoceratinae DNA harbors:
- a CDS encoding MFS transporter, which yields MSASESTASPSGTATEESEESGIFTQHEGPDERSRQIEQLQTRNLVTLALHQIVMRTSWIFKTESVIMPAFVDAIAGAAWVRGWLPVLNRFGQSVPPLLFAERLQYAPLKKRLLIATTWIMAIPFLTLSGIWLTLQATNAELDGLFWLPPLFLLLYTIFFSTTGLNLLSFNTLQGKLIHATRRGRLMTLTGVIGSLTAITCAWLVLRTWLERKGGGFGFIFGTTGLGFLVAGAVVFLVAEPVDQLERPPRRPFWNHFQVGWETLKVDHNFRWLAATVMLFITTMLLFPHYQAMGRERLQCDHSELLTWLIAQNAGAGLFSVLAGTLADRYGNRLAMRMMMTGTVATPLMALAITNGIVPGGRSIYWVTFVLLGLTPMAIRTISNYTLELCDEMNHAKYLSTLKICMGIPILFAPLVGVLIDYTGFTPAFLGVAVLLFASVLMTFRLPEPRNGLH from the coding sequence ATGTCTGCATCGGAATCCACCGCATCGCCGAGTGGGACCGCCACCGAGGAGTCGGAGGAATCGGGAATCTTCACGCAGCATGAAGGACCGGATGAGCGGTCGCGGCAGATCGAACAGCTGCAGACTCGGAATCTGGTGACGTTGGCATTGCATCAAATTGTGATGCGGACGTCATGGATTTTCAAAACCGAAAGCGTGATCATGCCCGCTTTCGTCGATGCCATTGCCGGGGCGGCTTGGGTGCGTGGCTGGCTGCCGGTGTTGAATCGATTTGGGCAAAGCGTGCCACCGTTGTTGTTCGCGGAACGCCTGCAATACGCACCGCTGAAAAAACGACTGCTGATCGCGACAACGTGGATCATGGCGATCCCGTTCCTCACACTCTCCGGAATCTGGCTGACCCTACAGGCGACGAATGCCGAACTTGACGGTTTGTTCTGGCTACCGCCGTTGTTTCTGTTGCTGTATACGATTTTCTTTTCCACAACCGGCTTGAATCTGCTGAGTTTCAATACTCTGCAGGGCAAACTCATTCACGCCACGCGACGCGGCAGACTAATGACCCTGACCGGCGTGATTGGATCGTTGACCGCGATCACATGTGCTTGGCTCGTCTTGCGAACGTGGCTCGAACGAAAAGGCGGCGGATTTGGGTTCATCTTCGGAACTACGGGATTGGGATTCTTGGTGGCGGGGGCAGTGGTCTTCTTGGTGGCCGAACCAGTCGATCAACTGGAACGACCCCCTCGACGACCGTTCTGGAATCACTTCCAAGTGGGTTGGGAAACGTTGAAAGTCGATCACAACTTTCGCTGGCTCGCGGCGACAGTCATGCTGTTTATCACCACGATGCTCTTGTTCCCCCACTATCAAGCGATGGGACGGGAACGGTTGCAGTGTGATCACAGCGAACTTCTGACTTGGCTGATCGCACAAAATGCCGGTGCGGGGCTATTCAGTGTGCTTGCCGGCACGCTCGCCGACCGCTACGGCAATCGGCTCGCGATGAGAATGATGATGACCGGAACCGTCGCAACACCCTTGATGGCCCTAGCCATCACGAACGGAATCGTTCCCGGCGGGCGGTCAATCTACTGGGTGACGTTCGTGCTCCTTGGTTTAACACCGATGGCGATTCGAACCATCTCGAACTACACACTCGAACTTTGCGATGAGATGAACCATGCGAAATATCTCAGTACCTTGAAAATCTGCATGGGCATTCCGATTCTGTTCGCACCGCTCGTCGGCGTACTGATCGACTACACGGGGTTCACCCCCGCGTTCCTGGGGGTGGCTGTGTTGCTCTTCGCCTCTGTGCTGATGACGTTCCGACTACCAGAACCACGGAACGGACTTCACTAG